From a single Staphylococcus epidermidis genomic region:
- a CDS encoding ABC transporter ATP-binding protein produces MIDIQNVSKSYKKKHIFDSLDMQFQNHKITILLGENGAGKSTLLRLIAGIENADEGRIQYFNQYLSRRRIRHIVGYVPQDIALFEHMTVMENIEFFKSLCENPISDETLHSYLSQLNFTDTKVKVSNLSGGNKRKVNIMIGLLSRPKILILDEPTEDIDLESRYDIHNLLQQMTDQCLIIMTTHHLDEVEALADDIKVIGQNPFYHDILENKGWSFKKYANALADNTKS; encoded by the coding sequence ATGATAGATATTCAAAATGTTTCCAAAAGCTATAAAAAGAAGCATATTTTCGATTCCCTAGATATGCAATTTCAAAATCATAAAATTACTATTTTATTAGGTGAAAATGGTGCTGGAAAATCTACATTATTGCGTTTAATTGCAGGTATTGAGAATGCAGACGAAGGACGTATTCAATACTTCAATCAATATTTGTCAAGACGTCGAATACGTCATATTGTAGGCTATGTCCCTCAAGACATCGCACTATTCGAGCATATGACTGTCATGGAGAACATTGAGTTTTTCAAGTCACTTTGTGAAAATCCTATTTCAGATGAAACACTTCATTCTTATTTATCACAATTAAACTTTACTGATACAAAAGTGAAAGTATCTAACCTTTCTGGGGGAAATAAACGTAAAGTCAATATTATGATAGGTCTACTTAGTCGGCCTAAAATACTTATTCTAGATGAGCCAACAGAAGACATTGATTTAGAATCAAGATATGATATTCACAACTTATTACAACAAATGACCGATCAATGTTTAATCATCATGACGACACATCATTTAGACGAAGTTGAAGCACTAGCAGATGATATTAAAGTTATAGGTCAAAATCCTTTTTATCATGATATTTTAGAAAATAAAGGTTGGTCTTTTAAAAAATATGCAAATGCCTTAGCTGATAATACGAAATCTTAA